The Psychroflexus sp. ALD_RP9 region TATCGGTGGTGCAATTATCGGATTTATTATGATGTGGTATTGGAAAAAAAATCAGTTTAATTATAACCGATGGAATTAATATGAATTGGCAAGATAAATTACGATATAGGTACAACCTAGCAAATATTGTTGAAAAATTAATCGTTATTAATATCGCGATGTTTATATTGACTTTTGCAGTTAATACCATTGCATTTTTATTAACTGGAAATCAATATTCAACTGGTTTTTTAACCGAGTGGTTAAGCTTTCCAAAGGATTTATTAGACTTTGCTATAAGACCATGGAGTATTATTACTTACGCTTTTATGCATGCCGGGATATTTCATATTTTATCTAATATGATTATTCTTTATTTTTCTGGTCAATTTTTCTTAACCTTTTATTCTTCAAAACGCTTAGTTAATTTTTATGTTTTAGGAGCTATTTTTGGAGCTTTAATCTTCAGTTTAAGTTATAACATTTTTCCAGCGTTTCAAGGAACAGGTAAATCATATTTAATTGGTGCTTCAGCATCTGTCATGGCTGTTTTGGTTGGTGTTGCAACTAAGGCACCAAACATGCAAGTGCGTTTATTAATTTTTGGAAATTTAAAACTTTGGTGGATTGCAAGCTTTTTAGTGGTGGTTGACTTTATACAAATTCCATTTGGAAATCCTGGTGGTCACTTAGCCCATCTTGGTGGAGCACTTTTAGGCTATATCTACACAAAACAGCTAGATAAAGGAAACGA contains the following coding sequences:
- a CDS encoding rhomboid family intramembrane serine protease, with the translated sequence MNWQDKLRYRYNLANIVEKLIVINIAMFILTFAVNTIAFLLTGNQYSTGFLTEWLSFPKDLLDFAIRPWSIITYAFMHAGIFHILSNMIILYFSGQFFLTFYSSKRLVNFYVLGAIFGALIFSLSYNIFPAFQGTGKSYLIGASASVMAVLVGVATKAPNMQVRLLIFGNLKLWWIASFLVVVDFIQIPFGNPGGHLAHLGGALLGYIYTKQLDKGNDIGAWIEDSINWFSNFFKATKSPKMKTVHKSKTKSKSRKSTPNKANQEKVDQILDKISKSGYDSLTKAEKDFLFNAGKDL